The following proteins are encoded in a genomic region of Rhinolophus ferrumequinum isolate MPI-CBG mRhiFer1 chromosome 17, mRhiFer1_v1.p, whole genome shotgun sequence:
- the DAZL gene encoding deleted in azoospermia-like has product MASGRQPPEHHMAPAFRGPCLLSLRSAANSETPNSTISREASTQSSAAATSQGYVLPEGKIMPNTIFVGGIDVRMDETEIKSFFARYGSVKEVKIITDRSGVSKGYGFVSFYNDVDVQKIVESQINFHGKKLKLGPAIRKQNLCAYHMQPRPLVFHPPPPQFQSVWSSPSTETYMQPPTMMNPITQYVQAYPSYPSSPVQVITGYQLPVYNYQMPPQWSAGEQRTYVVPPAYTAVNYHYNEVDSGAEVLSSECSIHEATPSSGNGPQKKSVDRSIQTVVSCLFNPESRMRNSVVTQDDYYKDKRVHHFRKSRTVLKSV; this is encoded by the exons ATGGCGTCGGGCCGGCAGCCACCAGAACACCACATGGCACCGGCTTTCCGAGGGCCGTGCTTATTGTCTTTGAGG TCTGCTGCAAATTCTGAGACTCCGAACTCAACCATCTCCAGAGAGGCCAGCACCCAGTCCTCAGCAGCTGCGACCAGCCAAGGCTATGTTTTACCTGAAGGCAAAATCATGCCTAACACCATTTTTGTTGGTGGAATTGATGTTAGG ATGGATGAAACCGAAATTAAAAGTTTCTTTGCTAGATATGGCTCAGTAAAAGAAGTGAAGATAATCACAGATCGAAGTGGTGTGTCCAAAGG CTAtggatttgtttccttttataatgACGTGGATGTTCAGAAGATAGTAGAA tcacAAATAAATTTCCATGGTAAAAAGCTGAAACTGGGCCCtgctatcagaaaacaaaatttat gtgCTTATCATATGCAGCCACGTCCTTTGGTTTTTCATCCTCCTCCACCACAGTTTCAGAGTGTCTGGAGTAGTCCAAGCACTGAAACTTACATGCAGCCGCCAACTATGATGAATCCTATAACTCAGTATGTTCAG GCATATCCTTCTTATCCGAGTTCACCAGTTCAGGTCATCACTGGATATCAGTTGCCTGTATATAATTATCAg atgccACCACAGTGGTCTGCTGGGGAACAAAGGACTTACGTTGTACCTCCG gcTTATACAGCTGTTAACTACCACTATAATGAAGTTGATTCAGGAGCTGAAGTTTTGTCAAGTGAATGCTCAATTCATGAAGCTACTCCATCCTCTGGAAATGGTCCACAAAAG AAATCCGTGGACCGAAGCATACAGACAGTGGTATCTTGTCTGTTTAATCCAGAGAGCAGAATGAGAAACTCTGTTGTTACTCAAGATGATTACTACAAG